In one Carettochelys insculpta isolate YL-2023 chromosome 6, ASM3395843v1, whole genome shotgun sequence genomic region, the following are encoded:
- the MYOD1 gene encoding myoblast determination protein 1 has translation MDLLGPMEITEGSLCSFSAADDFYDDPCFNTSDMHFFEDLDPRLVHVGGLLKPDEHPHHHAHHHEDEHIRAPSGHHQAGRCLLWACKACKRKTTNADRRKAATMRERRRLSKVNEAFETLKRCTSTNPNQRLPKVEILRNAIRYIESLQALLREQEDSYYPGLEHYSGESDASSPRSSCSDGMMEYSGPSCSSHRRNSYDSSYYTESPNDQKHGKSSVVSSLDCLSSIVERISTDNSTCPMLPTVEGGAEGNPCSPQEGVTLSESGAQIPSPTTCTQIPQDTTSSNPIYQVL, from the exons ATGGACTTACTAGGCCCCATGGAGATAACGGAGGGCTCCCTCTGCTCCTTCTCGGCTGCTGACGACTTCTACGATGACCCCTGCTTCAACACCTCGGACATGCACTTCTTCGAGGACCTGGACCCGCGGCTGGTGCACGTGGGCGGCTTGCTCAAGCCGGACGAGCACCCCCACCACCACGCGCACCACCACGAGGACGAGCACATCCGGGCGCCCAGCGGCCACCACCAGGCCGGCCGCTGCCTGCTGTGGGCGTGCAAAGCCTGCAAGCGGAAGACCACCAACGCCGACCGCCGTAAGGCGGCTACCATGCGGGAGCGGCGGCGCCTGAGCAAGGTGAACGAGGCCTTCGAGACGCTCAAGCGCTGCACCTCCACCAACCCCAACCAGCGCCTGCCCAAGGTGGAGATCCTGCGCAACGCCATCCGCTACATCGAGAGCCTGCAGGCGCTGCTGCGGGAGCAGGAGGACAGCTACTACCCGGGCCTGGAGCACTACAGCGGCGAGTCGGACGCCTCCAGCCCCCGGTCCAGCTGCTCCGACGGCATG ATGGAGTACAGTGGGCCGTCTTGCAGCTCTCACCGGAGGAATAGCTATGACAGCAGCTACTACACAGAATCACCAAATG ATCAAAAACATGGGAAGAGTTCAGTTGTCTCCAGCCTGGACTGTCTATCAAGCATTGTGGAGAGGATTTCCACAGATAACTCCACCTGCCCCATGTTGCCCACAGTGGAAGGTGGAGCTGAGGGCAACCCCTGCTCACCCCAAGAAGGAGTGACCCTAAGTGAGAGTGGAGCCCAAATCCCCTCACCTACCACCTGCACCCAGATTCCCCAggacaccaccagcagcaacccAATCTACCAAGTGTTATAA